The Fimbriimonas ginsengisoli Gsoil 348 genome window below encodes:
- a CDS encoding ABC transporter ATP-binding protein: MLQVDRLVKQYKKFRAVDELSFTISPGEIVGLLGPNGAGKTTALRCVAGILRPTDGRILINGHDVVTDQARAKAALAFVPEVPSLYELLTVDEHLKFVAMCFNTLDVYERNGNELLDRYDLIEKKDQLVATLSKGMRQKLSVACALIHDANVMLFDEPLIGIDPAGAKELKDEIVRARNAGAAILISTHLLDTAEKLCDRVIIVARGKKLVEGTVDEIRTLTHGEGQSLEDIFLTLTEEK; encoded by the coding sequence ATGCTCCAAGTCGACCGGCTGGTGAAGCAGTACAAAAAATTCCGTGCGGTAGACGAGCTGTCGTTCACCATCAGCCCCGGGGAAATCGTTGGGCTACTCGGCCCGAACGGGGCCGGCAAGACGACCGCTCTCCGTTGCGTCGCCGGGATTCTTCGGCCAACCGACGGGCGAATTTTGATAAACGGCCACGACGTGGTGACCGATCAAGCAAGGGCCAAAGCCGCCCTCGCCTTCGTGCCCGAGGTTCCAAGCCTGTATGAGCTGCTCACCGTCGACGAGCATCTAAAGTTCGTGGCCATGTGCTTCAACACGCTCGACGTCTACGAACGCAACGGCAATGAGCTGCTCGACCGGTACGACCTGATCGAGAAGAAAGACCAGCTCGTGGCGACCCTCAGCAAAGGGATGCGGCAGAAGCTCTCCGTGGCGTGCGCGCTGATCCACGACGCCAACGTCATGCTGTTCGACGAACCGCTGATAGGAATCGACCCGGCCGGCGCCAAGGAGCTGAAAGATGAGATCGTGCGCGCGAGAAACGCCGGCGCCGCCATCCTCATCTCCACTCATCTCCTCGACACCGCCGAGAAACTGTGCGACCGGGTCATCATCGTCGCCCGAGGCAAGAAGCTGGTCGAAGGAACGGTGGACGAGATCCGAACGCTAACTCATGGCGAGGGGCAGAGTCTGGAAGACATCTTCCTGACGCTCACCGAGGAGAAGTGA